Proteins encoded in a region of the Deltaproteobacteria bacterium genome:
- the recA gene encoding recombinase RecA yields the protein MTNMPDKDRAISMAISQIEKEFGKGSIMKLGDMTKLQDIAVTPTGSLALDVALGVGGIPAGRVVEIYGPEASGKTTLALHFIAEMQKKDGVAAFIDAEHALDINYARALGVQTDDLLISQPDTGEQALEITDILVRSGAVSILVIDSVAALVPRAEIEGEMGDTHVGLQARLMSQAMRKLSSNISKSAASVIFINQTRMRIGIMYGNPETTTGGTALKFYATMRLDIRRIAALKEGQDVIGNRTRVKVVKNKLAPPFREAEFDIVYGRGISKEGELIDLGVEVGIVEKSGSWYAYSQDRIGQGRENARRFLIENPEIANDIATKIRGAYGLIELEEDAEKTEEKTPAA from the coding sequence ATGACTAATATGCCGGACAAGGACCGGGCCATATCAATGGCCATTTCCCAAATCGAAAAGGAGTTCGGTAAGGGATCTATCATGAAATTAGGGGACATGACCAAGCTTCAGGATATTGCTGTCACTCCAACCGGCTCCCTGGCGCTGGACGTGGCCCTGGGCGTAGGCGGTATCCCAGCCGGGCGGGTGGTGGAGATCTACGGCCCTGAAGCCTCGGGCAAGACGACCCTGGCCCTGCATTTTATTGCTGAGATGCAAAAAAAGGATGGAGTGGCCGCCTTTATAGACGCTGAGCATGCCTTGGACATAAACTATGCCCGCGCCCTGGGCGTCCAGACCGACGATTTACTCATCTCCCAACCCGACACCGGGGAGCAGGCTTTGGAAATCACCGATATCCTGGTGCGCAGCGGGGCGGTGTCCATCCTGGTCATTGACTCCGTGGCCGCCCTGGTTCCCCGGGCTGAGATTGAAGGCGAGATGGGCGACACCCATGTCGGACTCCAGGCTCGGCTCATGTCTCAGGCCATGCGCAAGCTATCTTCAAACATCTCGAAATCCGCGGCCTCGGTTATTTTCATCAATCAGACACGCATGCGGATCGGGATCATGTATGGCAACCCGGAAACAACAACCGGTGGCACCGCCCTGAAGTTTTACGCCACTATGCGCCTGGATATTCGCCGCATCGCGGCTCTCAAGGAAGGTCAGGATGTCATTGGCAACCGGACCAGGGTCAAGGTCGTCAAGAACAAGCTGGCGCCGCCCTTCCGTGAGGCTGAATTTGATATAGTTTACGGCCGCGGAATATCAAAAGAAGGAGAGCTGATTGATCTGGGAGTCGAGGTCGGGATTGTCGAGAAAAGTGGCTCCTGGTACGCCTATAGTCAGGACCGCATCGGGCAGGGCCGGGAGAACGCGCGGCGGTTCTTGATTGAAAATCCTGAGATCGCGAACGATATCGCCACCAAGATTCGCGGGGCCTACGGGCTTATAGAACTGGAGGAGGACGCTGAAAAGACTGAAGAGAAAACGCCCGCCGCTTAG
- a CDS encoding NAD(P)/FAD-dependent oxidoreductase, which produces MPVESLIIIGAGLAGLSAGCYARMNGYRSHIFEHHSKPGGVAAAWKRKGFLIDGGIHFLMGHRSGQPTYELYRELGTIQTNNFLDLTTYIRFIDEAGEQSLDITPDLDRLAAELRDFSEPDAAFISDLISGVRAMQGRDMTMAALNKPPELTGLWDRVRFMWGLRGLLKYYRGKYVRSMAEYVQEVKDPWLRWVLVNMFLPEVPVWFVLMIWGLLADRQLGLLENGSLGFVQAIEKRYQDLGGQVTYKAKVEEILVQNDRAVGVRLADGREHRADVVVSAADGYGTIFKMLGGRYQDDTIRARFSNWKLMRPMVMVSFGIAREFSDEPWLSLIKLKQPIKLGSQAVNEIIIRIFNYSPSFAPPGKTVVQVSFEAQWEYWNELVKDRPRYDAEKQRLTTETLERLERRYPGISSLVEVTDVATPYTTWRYTLNYKGAYEGWLPTVEAINTTVPRTLPGLADFYMAGQWVMPGGGVPPCIISGRHVIQILCHRDKKPFVTSVP; this is translated from the coding sequence ATGCCTGTTGAATCACTGATCATCATCGGCGCCGGGCTGGCCGGTCTGTCCGCGGGCTGCTATGCCCGCATGAACGGGTATCGTTCTCATATCTTCGAACATCACTCCAAGCCCGGAGGCGTGGCCGCAGCCTGGAAACGCAAGGGCTTTCTCATTGACGGCGGCATCCACTTCCTGATGGGTCACAGGTCGGGACAGCCAACTTACGAACTTTACCGCGAGCTGGGAACTATCCAGACCAACAACTTCCTTGACCTCACTACTTATATCCGCTTCATTGATGAGGCCGGTGAGCAGAGCCTGGACATCACACCGGACCTTGACCGCCTGGCCGCCGAATTAAGAGATTTTTCCGAACCCGACGCTGCCTTCATTTCCGATCTGATCTCCGGGGTCCGTGCCATGCAGGGCCGGGACATGACCATGGCGGCCCTTAATAAGCCGCCTGAACTGACAGGCCTCTGGGACCGGGTCAGGTTTATGTGGGGGTTGCGCGGCCTGCTTAAGTACTACCGGGGAAAGTATGTGCGATCCATGGCTGAATACGTTCAGGAGGTCAAAGACCCCTGGCTGCGCTGGGTTCTGGTGAACATGTTCCTGCCCGAGGTGCCGGTCTGGTTCGTGCTTATGATCTGGGGGCTGTTGGCTGACAGGCAGCTTGGCTTGTTGGAAAACGGCTCTCTCGGCTTTGTGCAGGCCATTGAAAAGCGCTACCAGGACCTGGGCGGGCAGGTGACCTACAAGGCCAAAGTTGAAGAAATCCTTGTCCAAAACGATCGAGCTGTCGGGGTGCGGCTGGCCGACGGCCGCGAGCACCGGGCTGATGTGGTGGTCTCTGCCGCTGATGGCTATGGAACCATCTTCAAGATGCTTGGCGGCCGCTATCAGGATGATACCATCAGGGCCAGGTTTTCAAACTGGAAACTCATGCGTCCCATGGTGATGGTCAGTTTCGGGATAGCCCGTGAATTTTCAGATGAACCGTGGTTGAGCCTCATCAAGCTGAAACAGCCGATCAAGCTAGGGTCTCAAGCCGTTAATGAAATCATCATCCGTATCTTCAACTACAGCCCGAGCTTCGCTCCTCCGGGCAAGACCGTGGTCCAGGTTTCATTTGAAGCCCAGTGGGAGTATTGGAATGAGTTGGTCAAGGATCGCCCGCGATATGATGCGGAAAAGCAGCGCCTGACGACCGAGACCCTTGAGCGCCTGGAGAGGCGATATCCCGGGATTTCGAGCCTGGTGGAGGTGACCGATGTGGCTACGCCCTACACCACCTGGCGCTATACCTTGAACTACAAAGGCGCTTATGAGGGCTGGCTGCCAACGGTGGAGGCGATCAATACCACCGTGCCGCGGACACTGCCCGGGCTGGCCGATTTCTACATGGCCGGGCAGTGGGTCATGCCCGGCGGCGGCGTCCCGCCGTGCATTATTTCAGGACGGCACGTCATCCAGATCCTCTGCCATCGAGACAAAAAGCCGTTTGTAACCAGTGTCCCCTGA
- a CDS encoding TetR/AcrR family transcriptional regulator, with translation METTLNKVLDAFGQPSPEIQKKLEKAVLETFSTGDFHQANMRAIAKKAGVSFGTIYKYYQSKENLLFSFIDEWLSELIERMIDHLQGLEDIKEKLRKIFWVQLEFYEKNPDVGKIIMMTVPLKTWMTDETYKQERMTEILLRVLREGQQKGVLDPGVPTLVLLDVMHAMVARTFTMWMYRGQKESLAAQASLLFEMVWRAISNPDHASGRSET, from the coding sequence ATGGAGACGACCTTGAATAAAGTTCTAGATGCGTTCGGCCAGCCCAGCCCGGAGATTCAAAAAAAACTGGAAAAGGCCGTGCTTGAAACCTTCTCCACCGGCGACTTCCACCAGGCTAATATGCGCGCCATCGCTAAAAAGGCCGGGGTCAGCTTTGGAACAATCTATAAGTACTACCAGAGCAAGGAAAACCTTCTCTTCTCCTTTATTGATGAATGGCTGAGCGAATTGATCGAGCGCATGATAGACCACCTCCAGGGCCTCGAGGATATCAAGGAAAAACTAAGAAAGATCTTCTGGGTTCAGCTCGAATTCTATGAAAAAAATCCGGATGTTGGCAAGATTATCATGATGACCGTCCCGCTAAAAACATGGATGACGGATGAAACCTACAAGCAAGAAAGAATGACAGAAATACTGCTCCGGGTTCTGAGAGAAGGCCAGCAAAAAGGCGTGCTGGACCCAGGAGTACCCACCCTCGTTTTGCTTGATGTCATGCATGCCATGGTAGCCCGCACCTTTACCATGTGGATGTACCGCGGGCAAAAAGAAAGTCTGGCCGCCCAGGCCAGCCTGCTTTTCGAAATGGTCTGGAGGGCGATTTCCAATCCTGACCATGCTTCAGGAAGGAGTGAAACATGA
- a CDS encoding alkaline phosphatase family protein, translating into MNLPKKIAVIGLDCALPHLIEKHISEGYLPTFKKLIDGGVLADNCLVPFPTITPPNWATIATGAWAGTHGVTDFHYQNPDEPLNQVPLESFSSERVKAETIWNALDKIGKKCVVYNYPGAWPSKLKNGIMVGGSGLSIGETRIGLPRLNSHCTLCGSQLITTGLYPFSIRGQFQNAEGWENMPDVGEDPLDMEAPLTFPAAIKKPAATTWYVLAQQNEDDEYDRITLSPTKDYNDAFCTLKVGEWSPKIMTRFKMPDGSEKEAFFRCKLMEFSDDAEDFRLLLSDFCATEGWTAPAEIAKELVFGEGVFGHSGGLPQLLLGWIDLETYTEINEFHDQFNGDAVTTLLKDHEWDLFYMHSHPPDWLYHVTITQLDAELTKDKALYDQAWKAHLRIYQSQDRLIARIIEAAGPDTLVVLVSDHGATPDGPTLNPQQALVSAGLAKVNIEAGQDTEVAAELPAFGRQFGMKLAKAGRQTIVVEESKAIAQRSCYVYVNLKGRNPGGIVEPEDYEEVQQQIIDALLTYVDPETGKRPVALALTKKDARIIGLYGDNIGDVVYAINPWFGGQHGPILPTGEWGVGSLKGLLCLHGPGIKKGDRLQRTAWITDLVPTLCYIMNWPLPEQAEGAVLYQTFENPNFRYKA; encoded by the coding sequence ATGAATCTACCGAAAAAAATAGCGGTTATTGGTCTGGATTGTGCTTTGCCACATCTAATTGAAAAGCATATTTCTGAAGGTTACCTGCCAACTTTTAAAAAGCTCATTGATGGAGGCGTACTAGCCGACAATTGCCTTGTTCCCTTTCCAACCATTACCCCGCCCAACTGGGCGACTATTGCCACTGGCGCCTGGGCCGGGACTCACGGCGTCACGGATTTCCACTATCAAAACCCGGATGAACCGCTGAACCAGGTTCCGCTGGAATCTTTCAGCAGTGAGCGTGTTAAAGCGGAAACGATCTGGAACGCCCTGGATAAAATTGGAAAGAAATGTGTCGTCTATAACTATCCCGGCGCTTGGCCGTCCAAGCTAAAAAACGGGATCATGGTGGGCGGCTCAGGATTATCCATAGGAGAAACCCGTATTGGGTTGCCACGGCTGAATTCGCACTGCACCCTGTGCGGCAGCCAGCTAATTACCACCGGGCTGTATCCGTTCAGCATCCGCGGACAGTTCCAGAATGCGGAGGGTTGGGAAAACATGCCTGATGTGGGCGAAGACCCGCTGGACATGGAGGCCCCGCTTACTTTCCCCGCGGCCATTAAAAAACCAGCCGCTACAACCTGGTATGTTCTGGCGCAGCAGAATGAGGACGATGAATATGATCGGATCACCCTGTCCCCGACCAAGGATTATAACGACGCCTTTTGCACTCTGAAGGTCGGGGAGTGGAGCCCCAAAATCATGACTCGGTTTAAAATGCCGGATGGATCGGAGAAGGAGGCCTTCTTCCGGTGCAAGCTCATGGAGTTTTCCGATGATGCGGAGGATTTCCGGCTTCTTTTAAGTGACTTCTGCGCTACAGAAGGGTGGACCGCGCCGGCTGAGATCGCCAAGGAACTTGTGTTCGGAGAAGGCGTCTTCGGGCATTCCGGCGGCCTGCCGCAGCTTCTTCTCGGCTGGATTGACCTGGAAACCTATACTGAAATAAACGAGTTTCATGATCAATTCAACGGCGATGCCGTGACCACCTTACTAAAAGACCACGAATGGGACCTTTTTTACATGCACTCCCATCCGCCGGACTGGCTATACCATGTCACCATAACGCAATTGGATGCCGAATTAACCAAGGATAAAGCGCTGTACGATCAGGCCTGGAAAGCGCATCTTAGAATCTACCAGAGCCAGGATAGGTTGATTGCCAGAATCATAGAAGCCGCGGGCCCGGACACTCTGGTCGTTTTGGTGTCCGACCATGGCGCCACACCGGATGGCCCAACGCTGAACCCCCAACAGGCGCTTGTTTCCGCAGGGTTAGCCAAAGTGAATATCGAGGCCGGTCAGGATACCGAGGTCGCGGCGGAACTGCCGGCGTTCGGGCGTCAATTCGGCATGAAGTTAGCCAAGGCCGGGCGCCAGACTATTGTGGTCGAGGAGTCCAAAGCTATTGCTCAACGGTCCTGCTATGTTTATGTCAACCTCAAGGGGCGCAATCCCGGTGGCATTGTCGAACCTGAGGATTACGAGGAAGTGCAGCAGCAGATTATTGACGCCCTGCTCACATACGTGGACCCTGAAACCGGCAAGCGCCCGGTGGCTCTCGCTCTCACCAAAAAGGACGCGCGCATTATCGGTCTTTACGGTGACAACATCGGGGACGTTGTCTATGCGATTAATCCCTGGTTCGGGGGCCAGCACGGCCCGATTCTGCCTACGGGTGAATGGGGGGTTGGCTCGTTAAAAGGACTGCTTTGTCTGCACGGCCCGGGAATTAAAAAGGGAGACCGCCTCCAGCGCACCGCCTGGATCACGGACCTGGTCCCGACCCTTTGTTACATCATGAACTGGCCGCTGCCCGAGCAGGCCGAAGGCGCAGTTCTTTACCAGACCTTTGAAAACCCGAATTTCCGGTATAAAGCGTAA
- the thpR gene encoding RNA 2',3'-cyclic phosphodiesterase: MIRSFVAIALPEDFKEEIGCLQDDLKKVRADVKWVRPQAVHLTLKFLGQLAEEIIDPLAEAVSRVVGTYPALHLTLARTGVFPSRRRPRVAWVGLDGDLDALASLQKEIEAQAAEFGFAKEKRPFNPHLTLGRIRSNQNREELLYALDRLEPRPLAFTAREVVLFRSDLKPSGAIYTPLRRLPLEEKPMEEES; encoded by the coding sequence ATGATACGTTCTTTTGTTGCCATTGCCTTGCCCGAGGATTTCAAGGAGGAGATCGGGTGTCTGCAGGATGACCTGAAAAAGGTCAGGGCTGATGTCAAATGGGTTCGCCCCCAGGCGGTGCACCTGACGCTGAAGTTTTTAGGCCAGCTGGCCGAGGAGATCATAGACCCCCTGGCCGAGGCTGTGTCTCGGGTGGTGGGGACATACCCCGCCCTGCATTTAACGCTTGCCAGGACAGGGGTTTTCCCGAGTCGGCGTCGTCCGCGTGTAGCCTGGGTGGGTTTGGACGGCGACCTGGACGCCCTGGCCTCTTTACAGAAGGAGATTGAGGCACAGGCGGCTGAGTTTGGGTTTGCCAAAGAAAAACGACCTTTTAATCCGCACTTGACCCTGGGGCGCATACGTTCAAACCAAAACAGGGAAGAACTTCTTTACGCGCTGGACCGCCTTGAGCCAAGACCTTTGGCCTTTACTGCCAGGGAGGTGGTCCTGTTTAGAAGCGATCTCAAACCTTCTGGAGCGATTTATACGCCTTTAAGGCGGTTGCCTTTAGAGGAGAAACCCATGGAGGAGGAGTCATGA
- a CDS encoding phosphatidylglycerophosphatase A: MVTFLASAAYLGYAPVASGTFGTLAGIPLFLGLSQLPFWAYLAALAAVIILAVYLAARAEGIYGQRDDGRIVIDEVAGYLVTMVGVGPSLGGIILGFILFRAFDILKPWPARLIDRKWRGGLGLVLDDVAAGVYACAVLHVLIFFWPALGGSSW, encoded by the coding sequence CTGGTAACTTTCCTGGCTTCGGCAGCCTATTTAGGATATGCCCCGGTGGCGTCGGGGACATTTGGCACCCTGGCCGGGATACCCCTGTTTCTGGGCCTGAGCCAGCTTCCTTTTTGGGCCTACCTGGCGGCCCTGGCAGCTGTAATTATTTTAGCCGTTTATCTGGCTGCCCGAGCCGAAGGGATTTATGGCCAGAGGGATGACGGCCGGATCGTCATAGACGAGGTGGCCGGTTATCTGGTAACCATGGTCGGGGTCGGACCGAGTTTGGGCGGTATAATTCTCGGATTCATCCTGTTTCGGGCCTTTGACATCTTAAAACCCTGGCCCGCAAGGCTCATTGATCGGAAATGGCGCGGCGGGCTGGGGCTTGTGCTGGACGATGTGGCCGCCGGGGTATATGCTTGTGCGGTTCTGCACGTTTTGATCTTTTTTTGGCCTGCCTTGGGCGGGTCGAGCTGGTAA
- a CDS encoding competence/damage-inducible protein A, with protein MRGEIITIGDELVSGRVRDFNAHYLSSRLSSLGIVVTAISTVGDNQEGIIEVLDRAVKRSEFVLVCGGLGPTEDDITAEVAARFLDCPLVLDEDSLKYLKRSLNQHGLPWVDAYEKLAYVPEGARLIDPQAQACGFYSHLNEIPIFFLPGVPEEVRYLADAKVLPLLVSYDKNRAVVRQRTLKVFGLQEARIGELLEGLAGQDKGVLIGFYPNFPENHVTITVRRNTVGEAEKALLEVEKEAEARLEPYIVARDSASIEDSLGRLLREKGLRLAVAESCSGGLISHRITSVSGSSDYFERAVVVYSNDSKIELLNVPADMIKAHGAVSPETAASMAQGIRSVSRTDLGLATTGIAGPAGGTEDKPVGTVFIALADAKGVEVDSFRFSGTREQIKILTAQAALNRVLLYLQR; from the coding sequence ATGCGGGGAGAGATTATCACCATCGGGGATGAGCTTGTTTCCGGGCGGGTTCGCGATTTCAACGCCCACTACTTGTCCTCACGGCTTTCTTCCCTGGGTATTGTTGTTACTGCTATCTCCACGGTCGGAGACAACCAGGAAGGCATCATCGAAGTCCTGGACCGGGCTGTCAAGCGTTCGGAATTCGTGCTCGTCTGCGGCGGCCTCGGCCCCACGGAGGACGACATCACGGCTGAAGTTGCGGCGCGATTCCTCGATTGCCCGCTGGTCCTGGATGAAGATTCGCTTAAATACCTCAAGCGTTCGCTGAACCAGCATGGCCTGCCTTGGGTGGATGCCTATGAGAAGCTGGCTTATGTTCCCGAGGGGGCGCGGCTGATTGACCCTCAGGCTCAGGCCTGCGGTTTTTACAGCCACTTAAACGAGATTCCTATTTTTTTTCTGCCCGGCGTTCCCGAGGAAGTTCGTTACCTGGCCGACGCCAAGGTCCTGCCTCTGCTGGTCAGCTATGATAAAAACCGCGCCGTGGTTCGGCAGCGAACCCTGAAGGTCTTTGGCCTTCAGGAGGCCCGTATCGGGGAACTGCTGGAAGGTCTGGCCGGGCAGGATAAAGGGGTGCTGATCGGATTCTACCCCAACTTTCCAGAAAATCACGTCACCATTACGGTGCGGAGAAATACGGTCGGAGAGGCAGAAAAGGCTCTCCTTGAAGTGGAAAAAGAGGCCGAGGCCAGGCTCGAACCCTATATCGTGGCCAGGGATTCGGCCTCGATCGAGGATTCCCTTGGACGGTTGCTCCGGGAAAAGGGCTTGCGTCTGGCCGTGGCGGAGTCATGCAGCGGCGGTTTGATCAGTCACCGCATCACGTCGGTTTCAGGCAGTTCGGATTACTTCGAGCGCGCGGTCGTGGTTTACAGTAATGACTCCAAGATCGAGTTGCTTAATGTTCCGGCTGATATGATTAAGGCCCATGGTGCGGTGAGCCCCGAAACGGCAGCTAGCATGGCTCAGGGCATCCGGTCCGTCAGCCGGACCGACCTGGGCCTGGCTACAACCGGTATCGCCGGTCCTGCGGGCGGCACGGAAGATAAACCCGTGGGCACCGTTTTCATCGCCCTGGCTGATGCGAAAGGCGTTGAGGTGGATAGTTTCCGGTTTTCCGGGACTAGGGAACAGATTAAAATCCTAACCGCTCAAGCGGCCCTGAATCGGGTGCTCCTTTATCTTCAGAGATGA
- a CDS encoding nuclear transport factor 2 family protein codes for MMSVEEQNKAVLTRWYDEMWQKRKFKELMPELAGPEYTRHEPDGTRVVTNDQYAEELTKLSERFPPYEAKYDLIADQDKVAVVGTMKMEKNLMHWVQIFRLEKGKLVETWFPGWVRDVEW; via the coding sequence ATGATGTCAGTTGAAGAGCAAAATAAAGCGGTCTTAACACGCTGGTATGATGAGATGTGGCAGAAAAGGAAGTTCAAGGAGCTCATGCCCGAGTTAGCCGGCCCTGAGTATACCAGACACGAGCCAGATGGGACCCGGGTGGTTACGAATGATCAATACGCTGAAGAGCTGACCAAGCTGAGTGAAAGATTCCCGCCATATGAAGCTAAATATGATCTGATTGCAGACCAGGACAAGGTTGCGGTAGTGGGCACCATGAAAATGGAAAAGAACCTTATGCATTGGGTCCAGATTTTTCGCCTCGAAAAGGGCAAGCTTGTAGAGACCTGGTTCCCCGGTTGGGTCAGGGACGTGGAATGGTAG
- a CDS encoding ABC transporter substrate-binding protein: MISRINKTGAFSSIGIILFFALLLGFIPAASAASAAGNSGDTFRCAIRSDITTLDPSRAGRGATGFVLFYLSQGLVHPSAINWRPLPNLAESWEMLSPRAWKFNLRQDVKFHNGQPLTAADVQFSFYRQMGKINRKFPGAAKANFRRMIDRVETPSDYTVIIHTKKPEVSLLSLVISGSVYIVPKQYVETVGDKAFGKKPIGTGPFIFKERKPAEYISFVANEDYWNVKAIPGTLKAAEIKKVVYRIFPQSQTAVAALIAGEVDGVQNLSYDIIRDLEKKPGINVFYTIQNTPSYVMMNWLKPKDEKTGRSNPFYDVRVRRALNYALDVDTLIKSYGTGREYRTTLVGRGSIGYNPDVPFYSYDPEKAKRLLAEAGYPKGFTAKMYVLADRPPFQDAMTQYWRDIGVKVDYQITTLPVVMRALFRKKLEGMVIWIGGRGYDTTSGFNKVYLKGKGTFSLHPPDQRVEALIDRQEQEFDEQKRAELIHKVTRIIWEDAWFVPLWEGVVMKALRADWEYEHHPCVNSFSLPFLRKKK, encoded by the coding sequence ATGATTAGCAGGATCAATAAAACGGGCGCGTTTTCAAGTATTGGGATCATTCTTTTTTTCGCGCTGCTCCTGGGCTTCATTCCGGCGGCTTCGGCCGCGTCTGCGGCTGGCAATTCCGGTGATACCTTCAGGTGCGCCATCAGGAGCGACATCACCACCCTGGACCCCAGCCGGGCCGGCCGGGGAGCGACCGGTTTTGTGCTATTCTACCTGTCACAGGGCCTGGTGCACCCCAGCGCCATTAACTGGCGGCCGTTGCCAAACCTGGCTGAATCCTGGGAAATGTTGAGCCCTAGGGCATGGAAATTTAATCTGCGCCAGGATGTCAAATTCCATAACGGGCAGCCTTTGACCGCAGCCGATGTACAGTTCTCCTTTTACCGGCAGATGGGCAAAATCAACCGCAAATTTCCCGGGGCGGCTAAAGCCAATTTCAGGCGAATGATAGACAGGGTTGAAACACCTTCTGACTACACCGTAATCATTCATACCAAAAAACCAGAGGTCTCTCTTCTGTCCCTGGTCATCAGCGGCAGCGTCTATATCGTACCCAAGCAATATGTTGAGACGGTCGGTGACAAGGCCTTTGGCAAGAAGCCCATAGGTACCGGGCCTTTTATATTTAAAGAGCGAAAGCCTGCGGAATACATTTCTTTTGTGGCCAATGAGGACTACTGGAACGTGAAGGCCATCCCTGGCACCCTGAAGGCGGCCGAGATTAAAAAGGTCGTTTACCGCATCTTCCCTCAGTCCCAGACCGCGGTCGCGGCGCTCATAGCCGGTGAAGTTGACGGCGTCCAAAACCTATCTTACGACATCATCAGGGACCTCGAAAAAAAACCGGGCATCAATGTTTTCTATACCATACAGAATACCCCTTCCTACGTCATGATGAATTGGCTGAAACCAAAAGACGAAAAAACAGGCCGGTCCAACCCCTTTTACGACGTCCGGGTGCGGCGGGCCTTGAACTACGCCCTTGATGTTGACACTCTTATCAAGAGCTACGGTACGGGTCGCGAATACAGGACCACCCTGGTAGGCCGAGGCTCGATCGGGTACAACCCCGACGTTCCCTTTTACAGCTACGATCCTGAAAAGGCTAAAAGGCTTTTGGCCGAGGCCGGATATCCCAAGGGCTTCACCGCAAAGATGTACGTCCTGGCGGACCGTCCGCCCTTTCAGGACGCCATGACCCAGTACTGGCGGGACATCGGGGTGAAGGTTGATTATCAGATCACCACCCTGCCCGTGGTTATGCGCGCCTTATTCAGAAAAAAATTGGAAGGCATGGTCATCTGGATCGGGGGCCGCGGCTACGATACAACCAGCGGCTTTAACAAGGTCTACCTCAAAGGCAAAGGCACCTTCAGCCTCCATCCGCCCGACCAAAGGGTGGAGGCCTTAATTGACAGGCAGGAACAGGAGTTCGATGAGCAAAAGAGGGCTGAACTCATTCACAAGGTCACCCGAATAATCTGGGAAGACGCCTGGTTCGTTCCCCTATGGGAAGGCGTTGTCATGAAGGCCCTCCGAGCCGACTGGGAATATGAGCATCACCCGTGCGTCAATAGCTTTTCTCTTCCGTTTCTGAGGAAAAAGAAATAA
- a CDS encoding esterase, translating to MTASRLIESELNSNIVPSPVKYAVLLPEGYEESEEDFPLLFFLHGGRGDRSFLTLMQPLIERLWNQNRLPKMVVVTPSVTRSMYMDFRDGSQKWEQFIISPFLDHLRQDYKARSDRQGTLILGVSMGGMGALRLGLKYPDLFGGLAALEPGIEPILAFKDIQVQDRFWRSDEMFETIFGRPVDEEYWAANNPANIAASNAEKIKSSNLAIYLECGDEDYFYLYRGTEFLHRILWDHEIPHEYHLVRGADHLGRTLGPRFTEGLEFLARVVNPPPSSDPALEELHKLLDPLKEKFSLKTTMKT from the coding sequence ATGACCGCTAGCCGTCTGATCGAATCTGAACTTAACAGTAACATTGTTCCAAGTCCGGTCAAGTACGCTGTCCTCCTGCCAGAGGGTTACGAGGAGTCAGAAGAAGATTTTCCGCTCCTTTTTTTCCTCCACGGCGGCAGGGGCGACCGGAGTTTTCTGACCCTGATGCAACCTCTCATCGAACGGCTCTGGAATCAAAATCGCCTGCCTAAAATGGTCGTTGTAACACCGAGCGTAACCCGCTCCATGTACATGGACTTTAGAGACGGGTCGCAGAAATGGGAACAGTTTATCATCAGCCCTTTTCTGGATCATTTGCGCCAGGATTATAAGGCCCGGTCTGATCGGCAGGGGACCTTAATTCTTGGGGTTTCCATGGGCGGCATGGGAGCGCTGCGCCTGGGACTTAAATATCCCGACCTCTTTGGGGGTCTGGCCGCACTCGAACCGGGCATCGAACCGATACTGGCCTTCAAGGACATCCAGGTTCAGGACCGGTTCTGGCGTTCGGACGAGATGTTTGAGACCATCTTTGGGAGACCCGTTGATGAGGAATACTGGGCCGCCAACAACCCGGCCAATATCGCAGCAAGCAATGCCGAAAAGATTAAATCCTCAAACCTTGCCATCTACCTGGAGTGCGGGGATGAAGACTACTTCTACCTATACAGGGGTACGGAGTTCTTGCACCGCATTTTATGGGATCATGAGATCCCGCACGAGTATCATCTGGTGCGGGGGGCCGACCACCTCGGCCGGACTCTTGGCCCGCGTTTTACCGAAGGGCTTGAGTTTTTAGCCAGGGTCGTCAATCCGCCTCCATCGTCTGACCCTGCCCTAGAAGAGCTTCACAAATTATTAGACCCTTTAAAGGAAAAGTTTTCATTGAAAACAACCATGAAAACTTAA